The following nucleotide sequence is from Citrus sinensis cultivar Valencia sweet orange chromosome 6, DVS_A1.0, whole genome shotgun sequence.
tataagcagtagtttttaaatatatatattctcaaattttctcatattcattgatttttttacaatttacgCAGCAATATGAATCCTGGAATAATTAACAAACTAAAAACTgtgttcaattttaaattacagaccaaaaaaaaaaaaatgccacggtttgattctttaataattctttaaaaaaccACGTGACGCGATTAAGCACACCCgttgttaaaataattaaatcgtGAAGCCGTCTCAGAAAGCGACAAAGAAGAACTTGATGATTGATATAAACCGTTGATCGAACTGGGGTCCAGTTGCTTTTGAACGGTCCCAGATGCGACAAACTGATCTTAGTGCGCTCTCAAGTCTCATCAGTGAGCATTAACATTTTGTGGAAAGCAGAACCGAAAATGGGTCGCTTTCTCCTTTCACTATATTCCCTTTAAGTGTGGTAAGTAGGGTTTTTGATGGTCGACTTTTGGTCAAATTAATCGGGGGGGCTTATAACCGAAAGCGATGTTCGCGAGCCGGCCAGCGGTGCACCCAGTGGAGGCGCCACCGTTGACTGAGGCGGCGGGACTTAGAGTTAGAATGAAGGATGTGCAAGGCATGCCTGGGACACCTGGCGGCCTTGTTCTTCGTCTTCTTCAGTTTGTTTTCGCAGCCATAGCAGTCTCTGTCATGGCCTCCACCAGTGATTTTCACGAAGCCACCGCTTTTTGGTAACCATATTAGCTTCTGGGTTCTTCTATCTTTTACGGAaagccattttattttattttttattttttgggtttaaagtaattttagaaaaagggGTTTCTTTTACCAGAATCAGATTAGGTGAAAATTTCTATTTAAGTGAAAATTAAAGGGTTTTGGAAACAATTGGGAAGTGACAgagaaattcaatttgattattagATTTAGTGCACTTTTCAGTAGACGGCTGAATTACGCTAACAGCAAGAAAAGATCAGCAGCTGAGATTGAATAAGGAGATTGCCTAAATTTTATAGCTTCTTCTCTAATATAGTTTCACTATTGTGGCAAAAGCACCTCAGCATTGAAGTTAAGCTTATCTTACAAATAcacttcttatttttttaaatgttctgTTGCCTAAAATGCTTGGCCTGTAAAGTTAGTTTGAATATAAGCCAGTTATTTCttgcattaaaatttatcctcTTTATTTGAAGCCATAGCATGAATATGACAATGTTTTATTCATTTCTCTGTTTCAGCTACCTAGTTCTTGCTCTAGGCTTGCAAAGTTTGTGGAGTCTATCCCTGTTAGTGCTTGATATATATGCTATCCTGGTGAGAAGAAGTCTGCGGAATGATAAGGTTATCCGTTTATTTACCGTTGGTGATGGGGTAAGATAACTACTATTATCATGCCTGGCAAATGTAAAGATGAATATTTTGTGGAATATCTGTAGATCAGTTGCCATTGGTCACCGGTATTCCAGGAATCTGGCCGCCTTTATCTCTCATTTTGTCATTTCATGGATCAGTATTGTCAGCTTTCCTCAAATCTAATAGTATGTGATAGACATGAGCTTCTGGTTTTGTATCTGCAGCTTGTTGATGCTAGTTATCTGCTataaagtcttttttttttttttataattcctGGCAAATGTTTGTTTACTTGAATTCAAAATTGACATAGCCTTCATTGGTTGCACAAGTGTTTTGGCATATATTACAATCTCAATGGTTTACTGTTAAATTGGTTTTAACGTTCCTTTCGTGATAGTTTTCCGAGTGGGTGGGGAGTTAGAATTCATTTTGTAGTTAATCATGAATCAGTCTTTCCTTGGACATAATTCCTTCTGAGAGAGgaaatttaattagatatgATTGTTTCGGCTAATTAGATGTTGATTTTGCATAATTACGTTTACATCCTACTTAGAAAAAGATTACATATTGCTAAGAGTTAACTATTTAGATTAATAACAAACACTTCTACATTTATCTCATCTATTAGACCCAAGCATTAACAATGGGTAATGTCTCGGTGCAGATCACATCCACCCTTACATATGCAGCCGCCTGCTCATCTGCAGGAATCACAGTTCTTATCAGCAATGATCTTAACCGATGTGGAAT
It contains:
- the LOC102611299 gene encoding CASP-like protein 5A1 isoform X4 is translated as MFASRPAVHPVEAPPLTEAAGLRVRMKDVQGMPGTPGGLVLRLLQFVFAAIAVSVMASTSDFHEATAFCYLVLALGLQSLWSLSLLVLDIYAILVRRSLRNDKLPLVTGIPGIWPPLSLILSFHGSVLSAFLKSNNHIHPYICSRLLICRNHSSYQQ
- the LOC102611299 gene encoding CASP-like protein 5A1 isoform X2, yielding MFASRPAVHPVEAPPLTEAAGLRVRMKDVQGMPGTPGGLVLRLLQFVFAAIAVSVMASTSDFHEATAFCYLVLALGLQSLWSLSLLVLDIYAILVRRSLRNDKVIRLFTVGDGITSTLTYAAACSSAGITVLISNDLNRCGINHCTRFETATAMAFISWFATSPSFLLNFWSLASH
- the LOC102611299 gene encoding CASP-like protein 5A1 isoform X1, producing MFASRPAVHPVEAPPLTEAAGLRVRMKDVQGMPGTPGGLVLRLLQFVFAAIAVSVMASTSDFHEATAFCYLVLALGLQSLWSLSLLVLDIYAILVRRSLRNDKISCHWSPVFQESGRLYLSFCHFMDQYCQLSSNLIITSTLTYAAACSSAGITVLISNDLNRCGINHCTRFETATAMAFISWFATSPSFLLNFWSLASH
- the LOC102611299 gene encoding CASP-like protein 5A1 isoform X3, giving the protein MFASRPAVHPVEAPPLTEAAGLRVRMKDVQGMPGTPGGLVLRLLQFVFAAIAVSVMASTSDFHEATAFCYLVLALGLQSLWSLSLLVLDIYAILVRRSLRNDKITSTLTYAAACSSAGITVLISNDLNRCGINHCTRFETATAMAFISWFATSPSFLLNFWSLASH